GATCATCTTTGCGCCATGGATTGCCCCTTACTCGCCGGAAACCGCTGATCCGATAAATGCACTGCAAGAGCCATCGTTGATTCATTTTTTCGGCACCGATGTGTCCGGCATGGACATTTTTTCCCGTGTCATTTTCGCGACCCGAATCAACCTTCTGATCAGCGTGACCGCCGTGGCCATCGCCTTTGTCATTGGCGTTCCACTCGGGCTCGCCATTGGCTACTACAAAGGCTGGGGCAGCTCCCTGGCGATGCGTTTTTTGACTTTATCCAGTCATTTCCTGTGTTTGTGCTGGGCATGGTGCTGGTGTCCGTCATGGGCCAGGAAATATGGAACGTTGCCATTGTGCTGGCCGTACTTTTCACACCGGTCTTCGCCCGGCTGATCCGGGCTGAAGTCTTGTCGCTGCGTGATCGTCCGTTTATTGCCGCGGCCAGATGCAGTGGTGCCACGGACAGCGCAATCATGTTCCAGCACATCCTGCCAAATGCGTTGACGCCTGCCATCGTGCAGATATCCATCAGCATCGGCATGGCCATTCTGCTGACGGCGGGCCTGTCCTTCGTCGGTGCCGGCGTGCGCATGCCTACTCCGGAATGGGGTCTGATGGTCAGCAACGGCGCGCAGCAAATGATCCTGGGTATCTGGTGGGTCGCGCTGTTTCCAGGGCTCGCCATCGTTTTTTCAGTACTGACGTTTGCGCTTCTCGGAGACGCGGCCAAGCAACTGTTCGACCCGCAGACAAGGAGCTCCTCATGACAAACACCAACGAACCCTTACTTGAGGTACGCAACATCAGCGTCGGGTTTTCGGACCGATCAATGCCGCCTGCCTTACAGGAAGTGAGTTTCTCGCTGAAGAAGGGGGAGATTCTCGGCATTGTTGGTGAGACAGGTGCAGGAAAGTCGCTTCTTGCGCGCGCCATTATCGACATGCTGCCAGGCGACGGATGCATTGTTGACGGCGAGATACGGGTCAACGGGCACGCGATTTCCACGATGACACCGCAGCAAAGACGCGGCTATCGAGGCGGCGAGGTTGCGCTGATCGGAACCAACGCTAAATCGTTGCTGGACCCGGTAGTGAAGGTGGGCGAGCAAATCGCCAGAGTTCTTCGGGCCCATCGAGGGATCAACAAAAAAGACGCATGGCAGGAGTCAATTCGCCTGTTTGAGCAAGTCGGAATTGTGAACCCTGAGAAAAGGGCGCACGCCTACCCGCATGAGCTTTCCGGTGGTATGGCGCAGCGGGTGGTAATCGCCATGGCGTTGATCGCACAACCGAAAATTCTGCTCGCCGATGATGCGACCCTGGGGCTTGATGCAACGATCCAACTGCAGGTGCTGGACCTGCTAGTGGAAAAAGGGCGTGAGCTTGGGCTGGCGGTTGTTCTGATTACCCATGACCTCGGCATGGTGGCCAGCTACTGCGATCGGGTCGGCATCATGAAAGCCGGGCGTTTGGTGGAGCTCACCACCATCCGCTCTTTTCTTAACGATGGTCCTCAGCATCCCTATAGCCGGGAGTTGCTGGAGGCAGCCCGTGTACGTCCGTTGCCGATGGATGGCCAGCCGGCACAACCCGGCGCCGAGGCTGCACCGCTGCTAGAGGTCACGAACCTGGTGAAGTTGTTCCATGTGGAGGGCTCCACTGAGCCGGTTCGCGCGGTAGACCATGTGTCGCTGACCATCCGCAAAGGGGAGACCTTGGCCCTGGTTGGGGAAAGCGGATCCGGCAAAACCACGACCGGCCAATGCCTGGTTCGTTTACTGCAATCGGACTCGGGCTCGATCCGGTTCGATGGCCAGGAAACACTGACCCTCTCTGATAAGCAGTTCAGAAACGTGCGCCGGCGGATGCAGATGGTGTTCCAGGAGCCTTATGTGGCGCTTAACCCCAGGTGGCGGGTGCGCGATCTCGTTGCCGAGCCTCTCAAGTTGGGCGCACCGCTGACCCGCGCGGCCAAACAGGCGCGGGTTTTGGAGTTGCTCGATCTGGTTGGCATATCCAGGGCCAAGGCAGATGTTTACCCCCATGAGCTGACGGCCGGCGAGCAGAAGCGCGTAGGCGTGGCCAGGGCCTTGGCGGTCAATCCTAATTTTGTGATTTTCGATGAGCCGACAACGGCACTCGACATTCGGGTTCGAGCGCAGATCATCGACCTTGTGCGGGATTTGCAAAAGCGTATGGGGCTGTCGGCGCTGTTCATTACCCATGATTTGAACTCAGTCCGGTCATTGGCGCATTACGTTGCCGTGATGCGCCACGGCAAGATCATCGAGCAAGGCCCGACGGAGGAGATTTTTGCCAATCCGAAGGAGGCCTATACCCGCAAGCTGCTCGAGGCCGAACTGCCTATCGAGGTCCGAGAAGAGGCGCCAATGCGCGCCCCACAGGCGGAGCTGCGCGCATGAGTTTCGATCAATCGATAAGCAAACCGGTATTGGTCACCGGAGCGGCAGGGTTGGTAGGTCGCCAGGTGGTGCGTCGTCTGGTCGAGCAGGGCCGACCGGTGCTGGCACTGGATCGGCTCGCCTCGGTCACCCAGGAGGGGGTCAAGATCACAGCGTGCGACCTTGGCGATATCCATCGCCTGCATGCCATCGCTCTGGATGGAGTCGATTCCATCATTCATTGCGGTGCGTTTTCCGGGCCAATGGTGGCGCGTGATGCGCCGTATTCGATGGTGCAAGTGAACATTGTCGGTACCGCCAACGTACTTGAGTTGGCGCGTGTTCACGCTGTTCGGCGCTTTGTGTATTGCTCCTCGACCAGTGCTTATGGGGTGGTCGAGTCGGGTCCCGCTTACGAAGACGTTTTACTCAAGCCAGGCAGCCTCTACGGTGCCAGCAAGGTTTCTTCCGAGTACATCACCACGGCCTACGCCGAACAGTATGGGCTGTCTGCGGCGAGTGTTCGACTGTCCTGGGTCTACGGCCCGGGGAGAACCACTGACTGTGTGATTCGTAAGATGATTGAAGATGCCTTGGCCAGGCGCGCCACCCGAATGTCTTTCGGAGCGGACTTCCCCAGGCAATTCATTCACGTTGAAGACGCCGTTCAGGGCTTGCTTTGTGCGCTGGATGCCCCCGTGCTGCCACGCACCACCTACAACGTCACCGGCGACACCCGTGTAACGCTTGAAGAGATCGCGCAGGTCGTGCGCACTATCTTCCCGGTGCCGATATCGCCCTTGAGCCGGGCGCGGATCCTGTCGATGAATTCCAGCAGAAATTCAGTATTGATGCGGCGCGCCGTGACCTGGGTTACGTGCCAAAAATATCCCTTGATGACGGCATTCAAGCGTACGCGCGCTGGCTGGAATCGACTCACCTTCCTCATAGTTTCGAGGTGCAGAAAGCATGAGTGATCTTCAACGAGATTTTGTCGGCTATGGCCGTAATCCTCCCGATCCTAAATGGCCCGGGGGCGCCCGACTCGCACTGAATTTCGTCATGAACTATGAGGAAGGCTCGGAGCCGTCCATTCAGGACGGCGAGGACAGTAGCGAAACGTGGTTCACCGAAAGCAGCGGCCTCAATACCGGTGTAAAGGGCCGGGATCTGGCCGCTGAAGGGCTATTCGAATATGGCAGCCGAGTGGGTTTCTGGCGGGTGATGCGCCTGTTCCAGGAGCGTTCCCTGCCAGCGACCATCTATGGCTGCGCGCTCGCCCTGGAGCGTAATCCGGATGCCTGTGAAGCCATCCGCGAATCGGGCTTCGATGTGTGCTCCCACGGCTGGCGGTGGATCCAGCACTACCAGCTCAGCGAGGAACAGGAGCGCGAGCACATCCGTAAAGCGGTGGAATCCCTTGAGCGTACAACGGGCGTTCGGCCCCAGGGTTGGTATTGCCGCTACTCCCCGAGCGTCAACACCCGTCGGCTGCTGGTCGAGGAGGGCGGGTTCACCTACGACTCGGATTACTACGGGGACGAGTTACCGTTCTGGACCCAGGTAAGCGGCAAACCTCACCTGATCATCCCGTATTCGTTAACCAACAACGACGGACAGTTCGCGGCTGGCGTCAGTACCGGAAGCCAATGGTTCAGCTTCCTCAAAGATGCGTTCGACATGCTCTACAAGGAAGGAGAAACCCAACCCAAGATGATGTCGGTCGGTCTGCACCTGCGCTTGGTGGGGCATCCGGCCCGGGCAGCTGCATTGGAGCGATTCCTCGATTACGTTTTGAGTTTCCCTGACGTATGGATCACTCGACGCATCGATATTGCCAACCACTGGCAGAGCGTCCATCCCGCTCGAACACTGGGAGTCGGTCATGAGTAACGTGTTCGATCTTTCGGGCCGCAAGGCTGTTATCACCGGCGCAAGCAGGGGAATCGGTGCGGCGATTGCGCAATTGTTTCTGGAGCATGGTGCAGAAGTTGCCATTTGCCATGTGGCAGATCATCAGAATGCCGAGGCGTTCCAGAATCGCGTGCGCTCGCGAGGCCTTGAACTACACGCCAGCGAATGCGACGTCTCTGATCCAGCGGCGGTAAACCGTTTCTGCACCTGGGCGCAGGAGCGTTTGGGGCAGGTCGACATCGTGGTCAATTCGGCCGGTGTGGGTGGCGGCGACCGTCCATTTGCCATGACCGATGATCAGGATTGGGATCGTATCATCGGGATAAATCTGCGCGGGACGATGCTGGTCACTCGCGCCTTTTTCGCCGGGATGCTCGAACGCCAGTATGGCCGCGTCATCAACGTTGCTTCACAACTGGCATACAAGGGCGCGCCAGGGCTGGCGCATTACTGTGCGGCGAAGGCCGGGGTGGTGGGGTTTACCCGAGCACTGGCTTATGAGGGTGCGCCACACAATGTGATGGTCAACGCGATTGCGCCGGGGCCGGTCGATACCGACTTGTTGCGCAATCACAGCGCGCAATGGCTTGAGGCCAAGAAAGCACAGTTGCCGGTGGGGCGCTTCGGCCAGGTAGATGAAATCGCACCTACCGCTTTGCTCCTGGCTTCGAGCGCTGGCGCATTTTATGCCGGGCAAACACTGTCCCCCAATGGCGGCGATGTAATGCTCTGACTACGTAATGCGCGCGCGAGGCATGGCATTCGAGCGACGCAATGTGAACCCGTGATTCCAGATACCACCCGTAGGTTCGAACGCTTCGAGCAGCCGGGCGTGGCTTGCTACGCCCGGAATAACGGTGGCTGGCTCCTGCTTGAAAGAGGTTGATATGCAAATTCTGGACACTGTTATCCGTAATGCCCGCGTGGTTACAGCCGCTGACATTTTTACCTGCGACATCGGCATTCGTGATGGACAAATTGTTTCACTGGCGACTGACTTGCCCACTGGATTGAAAGAGATTGACGCGGCGGGGCGGCACGTTACGCCGGGGGCGTCGATAGCCATGTGCACCTGGATCAGCCGACCGGCGACGGTTCTGTCATGGCGGACGACTTCTACAGTGGCACCGTATCTGCCGCCTGCGGTGGCACTACCACGGTCATTCCCTTTGCCAGCCAGCAGAAAGGCGAGAGTTTGCGTGCCGCTGTCGAGGACTACCATCGGCGAGTTGGCGACAAGCCGGTGATCGATTACGCATTCCACCTTATCGTGACTGACCCCACGCCTGATGTGCTGCAACGGGAGTTGCCCGCTCTGATTGCCGAGGGCTATACCTCGTTCAAGATCTACATGACCTACGACGCGTTGAAGCTCGGTGACCGGGAAATTCTCGAGACGCTGTCGGTGGCACGTCGGGAAGGAGCCATGGTGATGTTGCATGCCGAGAACAGCGATTGCATCGCCTGGCTTACCGAGCGCCTGCTGGCTGCAGGCCTGGACGCGCCCCGTTATCACGCCACCTCCCGGCCCATGCTGGTTGAGCGTGAGGCCACGCATCGAGCGATTGCATTGGCCGAGTTGGTGGATGTGCCAATTCTGATCGTCCATGTGTCTGGTCGTGACGCAGTCGAGCAGATTCGCTGGGCGCAGAGCAAAGGCCTGAAGGTCTACGCCGAGACCTGTCCTCAGTATCTGTTCCTGACGGCGGCTTCGCTCGGATGCGACGACAGCTTTGAAGGCGCGAAATGCATCTGCAGCCCACCACCGCGCGATCCTGCCAACCAGCAGGTCATCTGGGACGGCCTGGAAAATGGTTCATTCGAGGTGTTTTCATCGGACCATGCGCCGTTCCGGTACGAAGGCCACGACGGTAAAAAAGCCCATGGTGAAAGCCCGACGTTTGAACAAGTCGCCAATGGTATTCCTGGGATCGAAACGCGAATGGCGCTTCTCTGGTCCGAAGGTGTTCGCAAAGGCCGGATTACCCCGCAGAGTTTCGTCGCACTCACATCCACCAATGCCGCAAAAATGTATGGTTTGTACCCACGCAAAGGCAGCGTCGCAATTGGCGCCGATGCTGACCTGGTCATCTGGAACGAAGGTGAGCCAGTACGCATTACCAACGAAATGCTGCACCACAATGTGGATTACACCCCTATGAAGGTATGCAGTTGAGTGCATGGCCGGCCATAACGCTGGCACGAGGAGAGGTCGTTTGGGACGGCGAACCAAGAGGCGCCGCGGGCCGCGGGAAGTTTTTACCGTGCCAGAAGCCTGCTCCCGCTCAAACTCGTCGTCGCCCGCATGAACTGCCGCTATGAACGGCGCGACCCAGGTAGCGGCGGCATTGGTCCAAGCATGGCGACAGCGGCGTAATGTGCCATATGACGGGCTTGGTTTGCTGACTGAAGCCGATGCTTACCAGGTTCAGGAACTTGTCGCCGCCGAGCTTGGCTGGTTCGGTGACTCGTCGGAGACTGCGTGGAAGCTTGGCGGCAGCCCTGGAAGGCTGGTCAGCACTGCGCGCGTGCCGAGCCACTCCATTCATTTATCGGGTTGGGCGGTCCCTGAGGGCTATTGCAGCCGTTTCGGCATCGAAGGTGAGCTGATCGTGCGACTTGGGCGAGATGTCGATGGCGATTCCGATCATGCAGCAGCCTATGAAGCGATTGATGCATGGCATGTCGGGATCGAGCTGTGTGATACCCGCTTTCAACAGGGAGAGCAGGCGCATCCCTTGCTTCGCCTGGCTGATCAGCAACTCAACCGCGCATTGGTGCTGGGCGAAGCGACTCAGCCTCCGGCAAACTGGTCGCAGCAGGCAGTCGAGGTCTGGGTGGATGGGCGGCTGCAGATAGTTGATGTTGGAAGCCATCCCTTCACTGATCCACTGGCCTCGCTGCCGTGGTTGGCGAGGCATGCTGCATCGCAGAACCGGCCCTTGAGGGCTGGTGATCTGATCGCCACAGGAAGCTGGACAGGCCTTTTTGGGCCCCGCCAGTCGCAAATGTGAAAATTAAATTTCCAGAATTAGGAGAGGTATTGCTCTCAACAGGACCCGCTTAGAGGCGACTTGAAGCTGCCACCCGCCCTGAGAGCGTTGAAACATGGCGTTTATGGAATGCGAGGAGTTATGGCGAACCGCGCAATCTGATGGCGATGCTGCGCGAGAGGTTCTGAAGGTAAAGGGTAAGCCAGCCTCTGGTTTCCGACAGTTCAATTCTGTCGGCGTGGGAAAAAACGCCCCGACAAAACCCTAAAACAGGGACTCAGATAGCTGAGTCTTTGCAGGAAATGGCTGATTAGTCGGTGCGCATCAAGCCGAATTTTCTGGAATCAACGATAACGCCCCCGGGCAGCTACTTCGTTCGTAGCTGAAGCTCTCAATCTGATGCTTGGCAGACGGCTTCCAGATTTACCTCATCAGGGCCTAGCACATAGGCCGCGTAATATCCGGCGTGGTAATGGGACCTGATTCCTGGCGCTCCGTTGTCTTGACCCCCAGCGACCAGCCCGGCCGTATGGAACGCGTCGACTGCCTCATGACTCTGGGCGATCAAAGCTATATGCGCCCCGATGCTAGGGGAGGTGGTGGCATGCACCCAGAGAAATGGCTTGCCAGAAGAGCCGAAGCCCAATCTCCGAGGAGCTGATTGCGGAGGGGGGCTTCTATGCTCGCGAGGAGGGTAATCCCCAGCGGCTTCAGCGCTTGTTCGTAGAAGGCGCGAGCATGTGAAATGTCCGAAACACCAATACCCAGATGATCGATTAACGAACCAGAAAATTCATCCATCAGAGTGTCCTAAGGAAGTTGAAGTTAGGTAGGTCAAGCTCACATTGGCCGCGGGCGCCGCATTGGTCCGTCTCCCAAGGTCGCCAGAAGCAACGTCGCCGGCCAGCGTGAGGACAATGCCGCCATAGCAAAGGTCGCGGCCGATCCAGCAAATGAACTTGTTCGGTGCCAAGAATGTATGTGTACGCAGCGGCACCTAGAGCATGGCCTATCTGCTGATCCCTTTGCGTCAGTCCTTACACGCTACCGGGGTTCCGCCTGGAGGCTCTACGTATACCCGCACCGGCAACACGACACCACGGCGACGGTCCAGCATCCGCACCAGCACTACACCGATGCAGCTTCCTTAGAAATCCACCTAAGGGTCGGCGTTAACCGGAGCGAATGGTTGGTGGCCTGCTCAGGTCTGGGAGGCGCCGCCGTCCGCGAACAGTTCGGCGCCGTTGACGTAGCTCGACGCATCGCTCGCCAGGAAGAGCGCGGCGGCCCCAATCTCGTCTGCTTGGCCGATGCGGCCCAGGGTTCTCTGTTCGTCATAAGGCTGCGAGGCTTGGTCAAACACTGCCAGAAATTCAGCATTGCCCGATGAACAGGGGAAAAAAGAAAATACTCCTGTTCCAGTATGGGCAGCCTTGCGACTGCCCATACTGATGATGCCGCTTACCGAGGTGCTCCTCGTGAAGATTTCAGCAACCGATTGACGATCCAGCATGCCAGCACCACGGCAATCAGCAGTGGTGGAAAGCGCACCATCAGAAGTACCAGCAGCAGAAGGGCCAGGCAGCCCGCGAGGATGCCGGCGAACAGGAACACGGCAGCAAAGATCCGCAGTAGCTTCATCGTCGTGTTCTCCTCACAGGTAGCCCAGTTCCGCCAGCGATACGCAGCCCTCCTGGCCCACCACGATATGGTCCAGCGTTCGCACCCCGACTAGGTTCAGGGCCTCCCGCAGTTTGTGGGTCAGGGTGAGATCTGATTGGCTGGGTTCCGGATCACCGGAAGGGTGGTTGTGGACCAGCACGGCTGCCGCGGCGT
The Pseudomonas poae DNA segment above includes these coding regions:
- a CDS encoding SDR family oxidoreductase — translated: MFDQASQPYDEQRTLGRIGQADEIGAAALFLASDASSYVNGAELFADGGASQT
- a CDS encoding ABC transporter ATP-binding protein; amino-acid sequence: MTNTNEPLLEVRNISVGFSDRSMPPALQEVSFSLKKGEILGIVGETGAGKSLLARAIIDMLPGDGCIVDGEIRVNGHAISTMTPQQRRGYRGGEVALIGTNAKSLLDPVVKVGEQIARVLRAHRGINKKDAWQESIRLFEQVGIVNPEKRAHAYPHELSGGMAQRVVIAMALIAQPKILLADDATLGLDATIQLQVLDLLVEKGRELGLAVVLITHDLGMVASYCDRVGIMKAGRLVELTTIRSFLNDGPQHPYSRELLEAARVRPLPMDGQPAQPGAEAAPLLEVTNLVKLFHVEGSTEPVRAVDHVSLTIRKGETLALVGESGSGKTTTGQCLVRLLQSDSGSIRFDGQETLTLSDKQFRNVRRRMQMVFQEPYVALNPRWRVRDLVAEPLKLGAPLTRAAKQARVLELLDLVGISRAKADVYPHELTAGEQKRVGVARALAVNPNFVIFDEPTTALDIRVRAQIIDLVRDLQKRMGLSALFITHDLNSVRSLAHYVAVMRHGKIIEQGPTEEIFANPKEAYTRKLLEAELPIEVREEAPMRAPQAELRA
- a CDS encoding allantoinase PuuE, with the protein product MNYEEGSEPSIQDGEDSSETWFTESSGLNTGVKGRDLAAEGLFEYGSRVGFWRVMRLFQERSLPATIYGCALALERNPDACEAIRESGFDVCSHGWRWIQHYQLSEEQEREHIRKAVESLERTTGVRPQGWYCRYSPSVNTRRLLVEEGGFTYDSDYYGDELPFWTQVSGKPHLIIPYSLTNNDGQFAAGVSTGSQWFSFLKDAFDMLYKEGETQPKMMSVGLHLRLVGHPARAAALERFLDYVLSFPDVWITRRIDIANHWQSVHPARTLGVGHE
- a CDS encoding 3-oxoacyl-ACP reductase FabG, giving the protein MSNVFDLSGRKAVITGASRGIGAAIAQLFLEHGAEVAICHVADHQNAEAFQNRVRSRGLELHASECDVSDPAAVNRFCTWAQERLGQVDIVVNSAGVGGGDRPFAMTDDQDWDRIIGINLRGTMLVTRAFFAGMLERQYGRVINVASQLAYKGAPGLAHYCAAKAGVVGFTRALAYEGAPHNVMVNAIAPGPVDTDLLRNHSAQWLEAKKAQLPVGRFGQVDEIAPTALLLASSAGAFYAGQTLSPNGGDVML